In the genome of Xenopus laevis strain J_2021 chromosome 1S, Xenopus_laevis_v10.1, whole genome shotgun sequence, one region contains:
- the rab3a.S gene encoding ras-related protein Rab-3A isoform X1, producing the protein MQMASATDSRYGQKESSDQNFDYMFKILIIGNSSVGKTSFLFRYADDSFTPAFVSTVGIDFKVKTIYRNDKRIKLQIWDTAGQERYRTITTAYYRGAMGFILMYDITNEESFNAVQDWSTQIKTYSWDNAQVLLVGNKCDMEDERVVSAERGRQLAEHLGFEYFEASAKDNINVKQTFERLVDIICEKMSESLDTADPAVTGAKQGPQLTDQQAPPHQDCAC; encoded by the exons aTGCAGATGGCATCTGCTACAGACTCACGTTATGGCCAGAAAGAGTCCTCCGACCAGAACTTTGATTACATGTTCAAGATCCTAATTATTGGGAACAGCAGTGTGGGCAAAACCTCTTTTCTCTTCCGATATGCAGACGACTCCTTCACCCCAGCATTTGTCAGTACGGTGGGAATCGACTTCAAAGTGAAAACTATTTACAGGAACGACAAAAGAATCAAGTTGCAGATCTGG GACACAGCAGGGCAAGAGAGGTACAGGACAATAACCACAGCTTACTACAGAGGGGCCATGGGATTCATTCTGATGTATGATATCACAAATGAGGAGTCATTCAATGCTGTCCAGGACTG GTCAACTCAGATCAAGACTTACTCCTGGGACAATGCACAGGTTTTACTGGTTGGGAACAAATGTGACATGGAAGATGAACGAGTTGTGTCTGCTGAAAGAGGAAGGCAACTGGCAGAGCATCTAG GTTTTGAATATTTTGAAGCTAGCGCCAAAGATAACATCAATGTGAAGCAGACATTTGAACGTTTGGTGGATATCATCTGTGAAAAGATGTCCGAGAGTTTGGATACAGCTGATCCAGCCGTCACCGGAGCCAAACAAGGACCCCAACTCACTGACCAGCAGGCACCACCACACCAAGACTGCGCCTGCTAA
- the rab3a.S gene encoding ras-related protein Rab-3A isoform X2 — translation MASATDSRYGQKESSDQNFDYMFKILIIGNSSVGKTSFLFRYADDSFTPAFVSTVGIDFKVKTIYRNDKRIKLQIWDTAGQERYRTITTAYYRGAMGFILMYDITNEESFNAVQDWSTQIKTYSWDNAQVLLVGNKCDMEDERVVSAERGRQLAEHLGFEYFEASAKDNINVKQTFERLVDIICEKMSESLDTADPAVTGAKQGPQLTDQQAPPHQDCAC, via the exons ATGGCATCTGCTACAGACTCACGTTATGGCCAGAAAGAGTCCTCCGACCAGAACTTTGATTACATGTTCAAGATCCTAATTATTGGGAACAGCAGTGTGGGCAAAACCTCTTTTCTCTTCCGATATGCAGACGACTCCTTCACCCCAGCATTTGTCAGTACGGTGGGAATCGACTTCAAAGTGAAAACTATTTACAGGAACGACAAAAGAATCAAGTTGCAGATCTGG GACACAGCAGGGCAAGAGAGGTACAGGACAATAACCACAGCTTACTACAGAGGGGCCATGGGATTCATTCTGATGTATGATATCACAAATGAGGAGTCATTCAATGCTGTCCAGGACTG GTCAACTCAGATCAAGACTTACTCCTGGGACAATGCACAGGTTTTACTGGTTGGGAACAAATGTGACATGGAAGATGAACGAGTTGTGTCTGCTGAAAGAGGAAGGCAACTGGCAGAGCATCTAG GTTTTGAATATTTTGAAGCTAGCGCCAAAGATAACATCAATGTGAAGCAGACATTTGAACGTTTGGTGGATATCATCTGTGAAAAGATGTCCGAGAGTTTGGATACAGCTGATCCAGCCGTCACCGGAGCCAAACAAGGACCCCAACTCACTGACCAGCAGGCACCACCACACCAAGACTGCGCCTGCTAA